A DNA window from Microcystis aeruginosa NIES-843 contains the following coding sequences:
- a CDS encoding DHH family phosphoesterase gives MMAELLSLVPAKSLETDVVVGEASAVCPLPPVTVSNDTLLISLIDRLRRTLENHRGENQIVVMQDFPDPDALSSAWAYQIIAEQYDIHCDIVYAGTLSHQENVALVKLTGLPAKRWGVHTLKDRDLSVYHGCVFVDGQGTNSQLTTLVKQAKIPIIVVIDHHTRQGDLDAEFVDIRPQIRATATMLTQYIQKGLISFNSSDTIHVKCATALMHGLRSDTNNLMQAQECEFIAAGYLSRFYDAQLLNAVLQSARSRRVMDVIERALKNRIIKNNYSIAGVGYLRYDDRDAIPQAADFLVTEENVHTALVYGIVHDEDEDIELVIGSMRTSKITLDPDEFLKEAFGQDNQGRFFGGGRYMAGGFEIPIGFLGGFNNNAEYAKLKWELYDTQIKQKLSHLVNPDEKVIRT, from the coding sequence ATGATGGCTGAATTACTGAGTCTAGTTCCTGCCAAGTCCCTCGAAACCGATGTAGTGGTAGGGGAAGCGTCGGCAGTATGTCCCCTTCCTCCAGTCACGGTTAGTAATGATACCCTACTTATTTCCCTAATCGATCGCCTGCGACGTACTTTGGAAAATCACCGCGGCGAAAATCAAATTGTGGTGATGCAGGATTTCCCGGATCCCGATGCTCTTTCTAGTGCCTGGGCCTATCAAATTATCGCCGAACAGTACGATATTCACTGTGATATAGTCTATGCGGGTACTCTCTCCCATCAGGAAAATGTCGCTTTGGTAAAACTAACGGGTTTACCGGCTAAACGTTGGGGAGTCCATACCCTCAAGGATAGAGATCTATCCGTTTATCACGGTTGTGTTTTTGTCGATGGTCAGGGAACCAATAGTCAGTTAACCACTCTGGTTAAACAGGCAAAAATTCCCATTATTGTCGTGATTGATCATCATACTCGCCAAGGGGATCTAGACGCAGAATTTGTCGATATTCGCCCCCAAATCCGGGCAACGGCGACGATGTTAACCCAATATATCCAAAAAGGGTTAATAAGTTTTAATAGTAGCGATACCATCCATGTTAAGTGTGCCACAGCCTTGATGCACGGATTGCGATCGGATACGAATAATTTAATGCAAGCGCAAGAATGTGAATTTATTGCTGCTGGTTATCTCAGTCGTTTCTACGATGCTCAATTATTAAACGCTGTCCTGCAATCGGCCAGATCCCGAAGGGTGATGGATGTGATTGAACGGGCCCTGAAAAACCGTATTATTAAAAATAATTATTCGATCGCCGGGGTCGGTTATTTGCGTTATGATGACCGAGATGCGATTCCCCAGGCTGCCGATTTTTTGGTGACAGAAGAAAATGTTCACACGGCTTTAGTTTACGGTATCGTTCACGATGAAGATGAGGATATCGAGTTAGTCATTGGTTCTATGCGTACCAGTAAAATTACCCTAGATCCCGATGAATTTCTCAAGGAAGCTTTCGGACAGGATAACCAAGGTCGCTTTTTTGGTGGTGGTCGTTATATGGCCGGAGGTTTTGAAATTCCTATCGGTTTCCTCGGTGGTTTTAATAATAATGCCGAATACGCAAAACTTAAGTGG
- a CDS encoding IS1634 family transposase, whose translation MNQSTEIEVKNLDHLGLVAGIIDEIGIVEIINEQVSIERGEIVTAGQVVKAIILNGLGFVSRALYLFPQFFEDKATEHLLGEGIEPKHLNDDKIGRVMDKLYQLNVSVIFLLISLAAVKKFGVATENSHLDSTSLSVEGEYKKEYPTVEILKSGAVGEEIETRQQPIKITYGYSRDRRPDLKQFMIDLIVSGDGDVPLFLKVWDGNEADKAVFGQIAREFKKQVDFDSLIVGDSALYSKENLKLMKEMRWLSRVPLSIKEAQELVDSISEKELTDSEIPGYSWRETSSNYGGIEQRWLLVESQARQESDLKKLEKKIEQEKNSAQEKIRQLSRREFENRAVALAIAKGLSDSLKSHQLTEIKVNLIPPESQGSKLKSKDDLPSQSYQVQAELELNLTAIERLKKRAGRFVLATNDLEKQRLSSEDILKKYKGQQAPERGFSFLKDPCFFAHSVFLKSPHRIEVMAMLMGLCLLVYTIGQRQLRLSLKQQETGLKNPLGKLTDRPTLRWIFQGFQGIHLVRIQDNQKISNLTDERRNILRFFPKPCQEYYLLS comes from the coding sequence ATGAATCAATCAACAGAAATTGAAGTCAAAAATCTAGACCATCTGGGATTAGTAGCCGGAATTATCGATGAAATAGGAATCGTTGAAATTATCAACGAACAAGTCTCAATTGAGCGAGGAGAAATTGTCACAGCGGGGCAAGTAGTGAAAGCAATTATCCTGAATGGATTGGGATTTGTCTCCCGAGCCTTGTATTTATTTCCTCAATTTTTTGAAGATAAAGCAACCGAACATCTGCTGGGAGAGGGCATCGAACCCAAGCACTTGAATGATGATAAAATTGGTCGAGTAATGGACAAACTTTATCAACTTAATGTTTCGGTCATTTTCCTACTCATCAGTTTAGCCGCCGTGAAAAAATTTGGTGTAGCAACCGAGAACTCCCATTTAGATTCGACTTCTCTATCAGTAGAAGGAGAATATAAAAAGGAATACCCAACAGTAGAAATCCTGAAATCAGGAGCAGTGGGAGAAGAAATTGAAACCAGACAACAGCCAATAAAAATTACCTACGGATACTCCCGCGACCGAAGACCTGACTTAAAACAATTTATGATTGACTTAATCGTAAGTGGGGATGGAGATGTACCTTTATTCCTGAAAGTATGGGACGGAAATGAAGCGGACAAAGCGGTTTTTGGTCAAATCGCCCGAGAATTTAAAAAACAAGTTGACTTTGACAGTTTAATAGTCGGCGATAGCGCCCTCTATAGCAAAGAGAATTTAAAACTAATGAAAGAAATGCGTTGGTTGTCTCGAGTACCATTAAGCATTAAAGAGGCTCAAGAGTTAGTCGATAGCATCTCAGAAAAAGAGTTAACCGATTCAGAAATACCGGGTTATTCCTGGCGGGAAACAAGCTCTAACTATGGGGGGATAGAACAAAGATGGTTGCTAGTTGAAAGTCAAGCTAGACAAGAATCAGACTTGAAAAAATTAGAGAAAAAAATCGAGCAGGAAAAGAATTCTGCCCAAGAAAAAATCCGGCAACTATCCCGAAGAGAATTTGAGAATAGAGCGGTGGCGTTGGCGATAGCCAAAGGATTATCTGACTCCTTAAAATCTCATCAGTTAACGGAGATTAAAGTCAATCTCATTCCGCCTGAGTCCCAGGGGTCAAAACTCAAATCAAAAGACGATTTACCCTCTCAAAGCTATCAAGTTCAAGCCGAATTAGAGTTGAATTTGACCGCCATTGAGAGGCTAAAGAAACGAGCAGGACGATTCGTTTTAGCAACTAACGATTTGGAGAAACAACGATTAAGCAGTGAGGATATACTCAAAAAATATAAAGGGCAACAAGCTCCGGAAAGAGGATTTTCTTTTCTCAAAGACCCCTGCTTTTTTGCCCACAGTGTCTTTCTCAAATCTCCCCATAGAATCGAGGTCATGGCCATGCTCATGGGCTTGTGCCTGCTGGTTTATACTATTGGTCAAAGACAACTTCGTTTAAGTTTAAAACAGCAGGAGACGGGACTGAAAAATCCGTTGGGTAAGTTAACTGACCGACCGACGTTACGCTGGATATTTCAGGGCTTTCAAGGGATTCATCTCGTCCGTATTCAAGACAATCAAAAGATTAGCAACTTAACGGATGAGAGGCGCAACATTTTGAGATTTTTCCCCAAACCTTGCCAGGAATATTATCTCTTATCTTGA
- a CDS encoding IS1634 family transposase produces the protein MNQSTEIEVKNLDHLGLVAGIIDEIGIVEIINEQVSIERGEIVTAGQVVKAIILNGLGFVSRALYLFPQFFEDKATEHLLGEGIEPKHLNDDKIGRVMDKLYQLNVSVIFLLISLAAVKKFGVATENSHLDSTSLSVEGEYNKEYPTVEILKSGAVGEEIETRQQPIKITYGYSRDRRPDLKQFMIDLIVSGDGDVPLFLKVGDGNEADKAVFGQIAREFKKQVDFDSLIVGDSALYSKENLKLMKEMRWLSRVPLSIKEAQELVDSISEKELTDSEIPGYSWRETISNYGGIEQRWLLVESQARQESDLKKLEKKIEQEKNSAQEKIRQLSRREFENRAVALAIAKGLSDSLKSHQLTEIKVNLIPPESQQSKLKSKDDLPSQSYQVQAELELNLTAIERLKKRAGRFVLATNDLEKQRLSSEDILKKYKGQQAPERGFSFLKDPCFFAHSVFLKSPHRIEVMAMLMGLCLLVYTIGQRQLRLSLKQQETGLKNPLGKLTDRPTLRWIFQGFQGIHLVRIQDNQKISNLTDERRNILRFFPKPCQEYYLLS, from the coding sequence ATGAATCAATCAACAGAAATTGAAGTCAAAAATCTAGACCATCTGGGATTAGTAGCCGGAATTATCGATGAAATAGGAATCGTTGAAATTATCAACGAACAAGTCTCAATTGAGCGAGGAGAAATTGTCACAGCTGGGCAAGTCGTGAAAGCAATTATCCTGAATGGATTGGGATTTGTCTCCCGAGCCTTGTATTTATTTCCTCAATTTTTTGAAGATAAAGCAACCGAACATCTGCTGGGAGAGGGCATCGAACCAAAACACCTGAATGATGATAAAATTGGTCGAGTAATGGACAAACTTTATCAACTTAATGTTTCGGTCATTTTCCTACTGATTAGTTTAGCGGCCGTGAAAAAATTTGGTGTAGCAACCGAGAACTCCCATTTAGATTCGACTTCTCTATCAGTAGAAGGAGAATATAACAAGGAATACCCAACAGTAGAAATCCTGAAATCAGGAGCAGTGGGAGAAGAAATTGAAACCAGACAACAGCCAATAAAAATTACCTACGGATACTCCCGCGACCGAAGACCTGACTTAAAACAATTTATGATTGACTTAATCGTAAGTGGGGATGGAGATGTACCTTTATTCCTGAAAGTAGGGGACGGAAATGAAGCGGACAAAGCGGTTTTTGGTCAAATCGCCCGAGAATTTAAAAAACAAGTTGACTTTGACAGTTTAATAGTCGGCGATAGCGCCCTCTATAGCAAAGAGAATTTAAAACTAATGAAAGAAATGCGTTGGTTGTCTCGAGTACCATTAAGCATTAAAGAGGCTCAAGAGTTGGTTGATAGCATCTCAGAAAAAGAGTTAACCGATTCAGAAATACCGGGTTATTCCTGGCGGGAAACCATCTCTAACTATGGGGGGATAGAACAAAGATGGTTGCTAGTTGAAAGTCAAGCTAGACAAGAATCAGACTTGAAAAAATTAGAGAAAAAAATCGAGCAAGAAAAGAATTCTGCCCAAGAAAAAATCCGGCAACTATCCCGAAGAGAATTTGAGAATAGAGCGGTGGCGTTGGCGATAGCCAAAGGATTATCTGACTCCTTAAAATCTCATCAGTTAACGGAGATTAAAGTCAATCTCATTCCGCCTGAGTCTCAGCAGTCAAAACTCAAATCAAAAGACGATTTGCCCTCTCAAAGCTATCAAGTTCAAGCCGAATTAGAGTTGAATTTGACCGCCATTGAGAGGCTAAAGAAACGAGCAGGACGATTCGTTTTAGCAACTAACGATTTGGAGAAACAACGATTAAGCAGTGAGGATATACTCAAAAAATATAAAGGGCAACAAGCTCCGGAAAGAGGATTTTCTTTTCTCAAAGACCCCTGCTTTTTTGCCCACAGTGTCTTTCTCAAATCTCCCCATAGAATCGAGGTCATGGCCATGCTCATGGGCTTGTGCCTGCTGGTTTATACTATTGGTCAAAGACAACTTCGTTTAAGTTTAAAACAGCAGGAGACGGGACTGAAAAATCCGTTGGGTAAGTTAACTGACCGACCGACGTTACGCTGGATATTTCAGGGCTTTCAAGGGATTCATCTCGTCCGTATTCAAGACAATCAAAAGATTAGCAACTTAACGGATGAGAGGCGCAACATTTTGAGATTTTTCCCCAAACCTTGCCAGGAATATTATCTCTTATCTTGA
- a CDS encoding type I restriction-modification system subunit M, which translates to MAQLDNIEAIEKKLWKAADTLRANSNYASNEYFLPVMGLIFLRHAYSRFLKVKREVEADLPKRGGKTRSLTKEDFLCKGAIYLQEKAQFDFLVALPDSVNRSTSLMEAMLSIEGDYPPLGGILPKTEYQELDNVVLGNLLRILNPEELKKADGDIFGRIYEYFLTQFANLKAHDNGEFFTPVSLVSLIANVLEPDHGLVFDPACGSGGMFVQSAHFVERQRINPQMLTFKGLEKNPTTIRLAKMNLAVHGLEGDIQKAITYYEDPLALAGKVDYVMANPPFNVDEVDKLRRI; encoded by the coding sequence ATGGCCCAACTGGACAACATCGAAGCGATCGAAAAAAAGCTATGGAAAGCGGCCGATACTCTGCGCGCTAATTCTAACTATGCCAGTAACGAGTATTTTCTGCCCGTTATGGGCTTGATTTTCCTTCGTCATGCCTACAGTCGTTTTCTCAAGGTTAAGAGGGAGGTAGAGGCGGATTTACCGAAGCGAGGGGGTAAAACACGCTCCTTAACCAAAGAAGATTTCTTGTGCAAAGGAGCGATCTATCTCCAAGAAAAAGCTCAGTTCGATTTTCTGGTGGCGCTCCCCGATAGCGTCAATCGATCGACCTCCTTAATGGAAGCAATGCTATCGATCGAGGGGGATTATCCACCTTTAGGGGGTATTTTACCGAAAACGGAATACCAAGAACTAGATAACGTGGTATTAGGGAATTTACTACGGATTTTAAACCCAGAAGAGTTAAAAAAAGCCGATGGGGATATTTTCGGGCGAATTTATGAATATTTCCTAACACAATTCGCTAATCTCAAAGCTCACGATAACGGAGAGTTTTTTACTCCCGTTTCTCTAGTATCTTTGATCGCCAATGTTTTAGAACCCGATCACGGATTGGTTTTCGATCCTGCCTGTGGTTCGGGGGGAATGTTTGTCCAGAGCGCACATTTCGTTGAGAGACAGCGCATCAATCCCCAGATGTTAACTTTTAAAGGGTTAGAGAAGAATCCGACCACAATTCGTTTAGCCAAGATGAATCTCGCGGTTCACGGTTTAGAAGGGGATATCCAAAAAGCGATCACCTACTACGAGGATCCGCTGGCATTGGCCGGGAAAGTGGATTATGTGATGGCCAATCCTCCCTTCAACGTGGACGAGGTGGATAAGCTTAGACGCATTTAA
- a CDS encoding N-6 DNA methylase, translating to MPGVNKSNKVSNGNYLWISYFYSYLNDRGKAGFVMSSQASSAGRDEGKVRQKLIETGTVDIMIAIRSNFFYTRSVPCELWFLNRGKPAELQDKILMIDARNIYRKVNRTINDFSPEQLQNILSIVWLYRSESKRFIDLVVGYCQSIDREYQGSIALLQNYCEHLDKLTEALEKFYNLIDEKDGTWLELRTASELFKDDIDKYAGFAPISYNADDLETLHEAVRCYHEYGEFSRDLGKQADLVNKLLGRAIERAEKDLGARDSKLWWNSRELNTLRKEADTSRQNAIEQLKSLRGFYRHAHWLLERFPDAKLRDVEGLVKVVDREELQANDWSLTPGRYVGVSPEEEDEDFDFEETLREIHLELNDLNSEAIRLADEIAKNFEGLGI from the coding sequence TTGCCGGGGGTCAATAAAAGTAACAAAGTTTCCAACGGTAACTATCTATGGATCAGTTACTTCTACAGCTATCTCAATGATCGAGGAAAAGCCGGTTTTGTCATGTCTTCCCAAGCTTCCAGCGCCGGGAGAGACGAAGGCAAGGTAAGACAGAAGTTAATCGAGACGGGAACGGTGGACATAATGATCGCGATCCGCTCTAACTTTTTCTATACCCGCTCCGTACCCTGCGAGTTGTGGTTTCTCAATCGAGGGAAACCCGCCGAGCTTCAAGATAAGATATTAATGATCGATGCCCGCAATATTTACCGGAAAGTAAACCGGACGATCAACGATTTTAGCCCAGAGCAGTTACAGAATATTCTCTCGATTGTCTGGCTCTATCGGAGTGAATCGAAGCGTTTTATCGATTTGGTTGTCGGTTATTGCCAGAGTATCGATCGAGAGTATCAGGGATCGATCGCTCTTTTACAAAACTATTGCGAGCATCTGGACAAGTTAACCGAGGCCCTAGAGAAATTTTATAATCTCATCGATGAAAAAGACGGAACATGGTTAGAACTCCGAACAGCATCTGAGCTTTTCAAAGATGACATCGATAAATACGCCGGTTTCGCTCCGATTTCCTATAACGCTGATGATTTAGAGACTTTACACGAGGCTGTCCGCTGTTATCACGAATACGGCGAATTTAGCCGGGATCTGGGCAAACAGGCGGATCTGGTGAATAAGTTATTAGGTCGAGCGATCGAGCGTGCCGAGAAGGATCTGGGGGCAAGAGATAGTAAACTGTGGTGGAATTCCCGCGAACTCAACACCTTACGCAAAGAAGCCGATACAAGCCGTCAGAATGCGATCGAACAGCTTAAATCGCTTCGTGGTTTCTACCGTCACGCTCACTGGCTATTAGAAAGGTTCCCCGATGCCAAGCTGCGGGATGTGGAAGGGTTGGTTAAAGTGGTCGATCGCGAGGAGTTACAGGCGAATGATTGGAGTTTAACCCCCGGACGCTATGTAGGCGTTTCCCCAGAGGAGGAAGATGAGGATTTCGATTTCGAGGAAACGTTACGCGAAATTCATCTGGAGTTAAATGATCTCAACTCCGAGGCGATTCGTTTAGCTGATGAAATTGCGAAGAATTTTGAAGGGTTAGGAATTTAA
- a CDS encoding endonuclease domain-containing protein produces MEIAIVSKLKYGVYFLPYNPDLVPRAKEMRKNPTPTEKKLWAFLRQFPLKMWRQRPIDHFIVDFYCPKLKLVIEVDGEVHLTPEAMAYDARRTKVLEGYGLTVIRFTNDEVKYDFEAVCEKISGFISSLPVCTELGDPP; encoded by the coding sequence ATGGAGATAGCGATCGTGTCTAAATTAAAATACGGTGTTTATTTTCTACCCTACAATCCCGATTTAGTCCCTAGAGCCAAGGAAATGCGAAAAAATCCCACACCGACAGAAAAAAAGTTATGGGCTTTTCTCCGACAATTTCCCTTAAAAATGTGGCGACAGCGACCGATCGATCATTTTATCGTTGATTTCTATTGTCCGAAGTTGAAATTAGTGATCGAGGTGGATGGGGAGGTTCATCTTACTCCGGAGGCAATGGCTTATGATGCTAGAAGAACGAAGGTTTTAGAGGGATACGGATTAACGGTGATCCGTTTCACCAATGATGAGGTTAAATACGATTTCGAGGCGGTTTGTGAGAAAATATCGGGGTTTATTTCTTCGCTTCCTGTCTGTACGGAGCTTGGTGATCCCCCCTAG
- a CDS encoding restriction endonuclease subunit S: protein MITDEDHQKVMQRSRPETGDIIFSNIGTLGSTVLVDNEFEFSIKNVALFKPFDKNYSSFIFLYFSDPATLRKMEIQSSGTSQKFFSLKFLRGLHILTPNKTLLRLFNDVVEPALKQRSLLHKYNQKLKQARDILLPKLMNGEIEV, encoded by the coding sequence GTGATTACTGATGAAGACCATCAAAAGGTTATGCAAAGGAGCAGACCAGAAACAGGAGATATAATTTTTTCAAATATCGGGACATTAGGTTCAACGGTTTTGGTAGATAATGAATTCGAGTTTAGTATAAAAAATGTAGCTTTATTTAAACCTTTTGACAAAAACTATTCTAGTTTTATATTTTTATATTTTTCCGATCCTGCTACTTTAAGAAAAATGGAAATTCAGTCTTCTGGAACATCACAAAAGTTTTTTAGTTTGAAATTTTTAAGAGGCTTGCATATACTTACTCCTAATAAAACTCTTCTTAGATTATTTAATGATGTAGTCGAGCCAGCGTTAAAACAACGCTCTCTATTGCATAAATACAATCAAAAACTAAAACAAGCGCGTGACATACTACTTCCGAAACTTATGAATGGAGAGATCGAGGTGTAG
- a CDS encoding type I restriction endonuclease produces the protein MTTEDKVQQLTANCLRDQLGWQSVYAYNQEDYGENSLLGRQNQKEVILKRYLKQKLREFNPNLPEEAYKSAILQIEEINSSQTLLATNQEKHQLLLDGVQVSYRNAKGELIRQTLKILDFDQPSNNHFLAVRELWIQGEIYLRRTDLVGFVNGIPLLFLEAKNLNRDLKAAYDENLSDYLDTIPHLFAYNAFAILVNGIDAKIGSFCGKYEHFHPWKRLAESDPGIVDMETMLKGVCDKNNFIDLLENYVLFDNSTGKTCKIIARNHQFLGVNQAIDSVKRWREGAIKDNKLGVFWHTQGSGKSYSMVFFTRKIRRKLGANYTFVICTDREDLDKQIYYTFAGSGLTNNEQELCQASSNEHLQSLLGDHKAYIFTLIQKFNQTVNPDQPYNSRNDKLNGA, from the coding sequence ATGACCACCGAGGATAAAGTACAACAACTCACCGCCAACTGTCTGCGAGATCAACTTGGTTGGCAGAGTGTCTATGCTTATAATCAAGAGGATTACGGTGAAAACAGCCTGCTCGGACGGCAAAATCAGAAAGAAGTTATCCTCAAACGCTACCTAAAACAGAAATTACGAGAATTTAACCCCAATCTTCCCGAAGAAGCCTATAAATCCGCCATTCTCCAAATCGAAGAAATCAACTCTAGTCAAACCCTTCTGGCCACCAATCAAGAGAAACATCAACTCCTTCTCGATGGAGTACAGGTGAGCTACCGCAACGCCAAAGGAGAGCTAATTAGACAAACCCTAAAAATCCTTGATTTCGACCAACCCAGCAATAACCATTTTCTAGCGGTTCGAGAACTGTGGATACAGGGGGAAATCTACCTCCGTCGCACGGATTTGGTAGGTTTTGTTAACGGCATTCCCCTACTCTTCCTAGAAGCGAAAAACCTCAACCGGGACCTAAAAGCGGCCTACGACGAGAATTTATCGGACTATCTTGATACCATCCCCCATCTATTCGCCTATAACGCCTTTGCGATTTTAGTTAATGGCATAGACGCGAAAATAGGTAGTTTCTGCGGCAAATACGAACACTTTCACCCATGGAAACGCTTGGCCGAGAGTGACCCCGGCATTGTCGATATGGAAACCATGCTAAAAGGAGTCTGCGATAAAAATAACTTTATCGATCTGTTAGAAAATTATGTCCTTTTCGATAACTCCACTGGCAAAACCTGCAAGATTATCGCCCGAAATCACCAGTTTCTAGGGGTTAACCAAGCGATCGATTCTGTGAAAAGATGGCGGGAGGGTGCGATAAAAGATAACAAACTAGGGGTTTTCTGGCATACCCAAGGCTCCGGAAAAAGCTACTCTATGGTTTTTTTCACCCGCAAAATTCGCCGTAAACTAGGCGCAAACTATACCTTCGTTATCTGTACCGATCGCGAAGATCTAGATAAACAAATCTACTATACCTTTGCCGGTTCCGGATTGACCAATAACGAGCAAGAACTCTGCCAAGCTTCCAGTAACGAACACTTACAGAGTCTTCTGGGAGACCATAAAGCCTATATTTTCACCCTCATCCAGAAATTCAACCAAACCGTCAATCCCGACCAACCCTACAACTCCCGAAACGATAAGCTAAACGGCGCTTAA
- a CDS encoding IS701-like element ISMae34 family transposase, translated as MKETTPAAMPPCFDRWCRRFDNCFKNEAQKNGFRQYLGGLLGESERKNLTQMANNAVGVVYNRLHHFLTESPWSDRQVNECRLQVMNQCRQTQIPRGFSLIVDDSGHRKSGNLTAGVGRQYLGEIGKTDNGIVAVTTHLYDGKKSVPLDIEIYQPASSLAEGKEDKEFKKKPEIAIDLIDRSLTRGYRPKIVLIDAGYGNNTNFLKALEERKLKYLGGLAKNRKVIIEKEGGVEETIQLEQLAKSLSEKDWEKITLNLDKEKTVWVAVFRAKISQLEGERNLAIVMNASSMEKATEVDYFITNVVEADTVTASWIVKTYTERNWVEVFYREAKGWLGLREYQVRDKRSLLRHFILVFCAYTFILWHKLTGGLQRQWANRPLNTFVEALEAFRTAMSFRFFEWLTENRDVFAAYKASLGFVWA; from the coding sequence ATGAAAGAGACAACCCCAGCCGCGATGCCCCCATGCTTTGACCGATGGTGTCGGCGGTTTGACAATTGCTTCAAAAACGAAGCGCAAAAAAACGGCTTCAGACAATATTTAGGAGGATTATTAGGGGAAAGTGAGCGGAAAAACCTCACTCAAATGGCCAATAATGCCGTCGGAGTAGTTTATAACCGATTACATCACTTTTTGACCGAATCTCCCTGGTCAGACCGTCAGGTGAATGAATGTCGGTTGCAAGTGATGAACCAATGCCGCCAGACGCAAATCCCCCGAGGATTTTCCCTGATTGTCGATGACTCAGGACATCGAAAAAGTGGCAATCTGACCGCCGGAGTTGGCAGGCAGTACCTAGGAGAAATTGGCAAGACAGACAACGGAATAGTCGCCGTCACTACCCATCTCTACGACGGCAAAAAAAGTGTCCCCCTAGACATTGAAATTTATCAACCGGCTAGTTCCTTAGCCGAGGGGAAAGAAGACAAAGAATTTAAGAAGAAACCGGAGATAGCGATAGATTTAATTGACCGGAGCTTAACCAGAGGCTATCGACCGAAAATCGTCTTAATAGATGCTGGTTATGGCAACAACACAAATTTTCTCAAAGCCCTGGAAGAAAGAAAGCTAAAATACTTAGGAGGATTGGCAAAAAATCGAAAAGTAATTATTGAAAAAGAAGGGGGTGTGGAAGAAACAATCCAGCTTGAGCAACTAGCAAAAAGCCTATCAGAAAAGGATTGGGAGAAAATCACCCTAAATCTAGATAAAGAAAAAACGGTTTGGGTAGCGGTATTCAGAGCGAAAATATCTCAACTAGAAGGAGAAAGGAACTTGGCGATCGTCATGAATGCAAGTTCAATGGAAAAAGCCACAGAGGTGGACTATTTCATCACCAATGTAGTTGAGGCAGATACAGTAACAGCGTCGTGGATAGTCAAGACTTACACCGAAAGAAATTGGGTGGAAGTATTCTACCGAGAAGCCAAAGGATGGTTAGGGTTAAGGGAATACCAAGTCAGGGATAAACGAAGCTTACTTCGTCATTTTATCCTGGTGTTTTGTGCCTATACATTTATCCTGTGGCATAAGTTAACTGGGGGATTGCAAAGGCAGTGGGCGAATCGACCTTTAAACACTTTTGTGGAAGCCTTGGAAGCTTTTCGGACAGCGATGTCTTTCCGTTTCTTTGAGTGGCTGACCGAGAATCGGGATGTGTTTGCCGCTTACAAAGCCAGTTTAGGCTTTGTTTGGGCTTGA
- a CDS encoding type I restriction endonuclease subunit R — protein sequence MFGLEICLSPIIIIISDEAHRTQYGTLASNLRAALPGAGFIGFTGTPLVSNDEITKRYFGDYISTYDFQRAVEDKATVPL from the coding sequence TTGTTTGGGCTTGAAATTTGTTTAAGTCCCATTATCATCATTATCAGCGACGAAGCCCACCGAACCCAGTACGGAACCCTAGCCAGCAACCTCCGGGCTGCACTTCCGGGCGCTGGTTTTATCGGTTTTACCGGCACCCCTCTAGTCAGCAACGACGAGATCACTAAACGCTATTTCGGGGATTATATCTCCACCTACGACTTCCAGAGAGCGGTCGAGGATAAAGCCACCGTTCCCCTCTAG